The following DNA comes from Chitinophaga nivalis.
TACCCTGGGGCTGCTGGTACTCGGTGTTTTCATGGTAAATACATCCGGCCTGAATGAAGCCGCCACGGGTATTCCTATGGCATTATGGGCCTTATTGTTTTATGGTAGCGTAATCCTGGTGTGGAATGTTTATACCTTTCAGCAACCCTGGATTTCCTGGTGTTTCAAAGGAGCTGGCATTGCCGGGCTGATTATACTGGGTTGGATTTACAGAGGTGGCGAAGCAGGTACCGACCGGCTGACACCACAGTGGTGGGGCATCCTCGGACTCATTGGTTGGGCCTACCTGTACGCCTGTATTATTTATCAGCTGTTCAAAGGCGTGGCAGGCGGAATCTTCCTGATGATAGCAGCAGCTATCGGATATTACATTTTGTGTCAGCAACCATTTATACAACAAGGTAGCTTTAGCTGGCTGGGTGCACAGGCTGGTAATGCTGCACACACGGCCATTGTATTATGTGGTATGTTGTTGTCTTTATTTTATTTTGATGAAGAACTGGGATTAAAAGGCAGCCGGTTAGTATCCCGTGTTACCGGATACTTTGCCATATTAATGATTACCGGTGCCCTGTTGCGACCCGCTTACAAAATCTCTAAAATCTGGGCAACACCAACCTGGTGCCTGTACTGCGCAGCCATCTGTGTGGCCATCTTTTCCTTTTTATATTTTCTGATTACACTGAAACAGGTAAGCCGCTGGACCGCTTTCTTCCGCCCGGCAGCCTCCAATCCACTGTTGACGTATATGTTGCCGGATATCGTGTTGTACCTGCTGCTGGCCTGTCATATCAGTCTGCCGGAGGTATTGTCGCAAGGCACGCCAGGCATACTTTGGTGTATCTTTTATGCCGTGATCATGTTGGTGCTGGTAAAAGGATTAAACCGTATTGGTATCCGGTTGCAGTTATAAAAAACAATTGAATACGATATCATACTTCTGAGGCCCCTGTTATGCCGGTTTAAACCGGCATAACAGGGGCCTCAGGAAAAAAAGAGAGTGGGTATAAACGTTACCGGGAGCGATTTTAGCTATCTTAGCGCAGGATATCACCCTCAAACAGGGATGGTGATGTTAATATTTTTCATACTACCGGGTATATACCAATGAAGGGTGTCCTGGATTGTCTTTTATCATAGTGAATGCATCAACATGAAAAAGAGGATCAAACAGGACCTTCAAAGAAAAGATAGGCAAACCCGGTATACAACAGCGCTTGCATCATGTCAACAGATACATTTACCCTTAAGTTTGAATATAAAGGCCAGCCACATATACTGGAAGTACATACGGCACATCAGCAGTTTAAAACCGTGTACAAAGTAAATATTGCCGAACATGAAATCGTATATGAGCCAGACGAAGAAGGCTACGTACGGGCGGTATCCAGCAAGCCAATGCACGATCAGCAACGGGATGTGGATGTGGCATTACTACATCATGTGGCGGAATTGATTATTCAGCATATCCAATAAATCGCCGGCGGTTTACTGCGGTGTATCTTTATTCTCTTCTCCCCTTACCTCATCACGGATAGGGCTGGCATCCCAGCCTTTCCCCTCATCCAGCCAGGATTTGATCCGATCGGAAGAAATGAGTTTTTCCATTTCTTCAATCCGTTCTTTCATGGAGTTGACATACTGTTTTTTATCATCGCGCAGCGCCGATAACCCTTTCAGCGAACGTTCATCCTGCCGGAAAAAAGTACGGGCTGCACGTTCGCTGTGATAGGCTCGCTGGCCCAGCATACGCAAGGCATCTACGCCCAGCCGCAGGGAGGTATCCACGGTTTCCCGGTAAATATGCAGCACACCCAGATCCATCAGCTCAAAGGTATCTTCTACCTGTTTGGAGCGCACCAATAATTGGAGGTGTGGAAAGTAACGTTGTGCCATCACGACTATCTCCCGCGTTTGTTCTGTGTTATCGGTAGCAATGATGAGTATTTTGGCATCTTTCGCGCCGGCAGCTGCCAGCAGATCATAGCGGGAGGCATCACCGTAATATACTTTGATACCCAGGTTATGCAGGGCATCCACCCGGTCGGAGTCCATATCCAGGATGGTGGCATGG
Coding sequences within:
- a CDS encoding DUF5009 domain-containing protein codes for the protein MINKLTSGRILPIDAFRGITILVMIFVNSVAGVSGIPIWMKHMPADADAMTFVDVVFPAFLFIVGMSIPFAINSRLAKGDTWWQLQQHIIWRTLGLLVLGVFMVNTSGLNEAATGIPMALWALLFYGSVILVWNVYTFQQPWISWCFKGAGIAGLIILGWIYRGGEAGTDRLTPQWWGILGLIGWAYLYACIIYQLFKGVAGGIFLMIAAAIGYYILCQQPFIQQGSFSWLGAQAGNAAHTAIVLCGMLLSLFYFDEELGLKGSRLVSRVTGYFAILMITGALLRPAYKISKIWATPTWCLYCAAICVAIFSFLYFLITLKQVSRWTAFFRPAASNPLLTYMLPDIVLYLLLACHISLPEVLSQGTPGILWCIFYAVIMLVLVKGLNRIGIRLQL